In the Acidimicrobiia bacterium genome, AAGAGGAGTCTGCAGCCGAGGCTGTCGTCACCGGCGACGACGCCCCCGCTGAGGCAACCACCACTGACGACGATGCGGCCGCCGCGGCCGAGGTAATCACCGAAGATGAAACGGCCATAAAGGCCGAGGAGGAATAGACCAATGGCAACCAAGCTCAGCCACGACGACCTGCTCGAGGTCTTCGCGAACATGTCCGTGCTCGAGCTCTCCGAGTTCCTCAAGGAGTTCGAGGAGAAGTTCGATGTGACGGCCGCCGCCCCGATGGCGATGGCGATGGCGGGAGGCGGCGGTGGCGCTGCCGCGGTCGTCGAGGAGCAGGACGAGTTCGACGTCATCCTCACCGGTGCCGGCGACAAGAAGATCCAGGTGATCAAGGAAGTCCGCAGCCTCACCAGCCTCGGGCTCAAGGAGGCGAAGGCTCTCGTCGACGAGGCGCCCAAGCCCGTTCTCGAGCACGTCTCCAAGGAAGACGCCGAGAAGGCGAAGGCCATCCTGGAAGGCGCCGGAGCCACCGTCGAGATCAAGTAGAAGAGGTCGGCCGCCCTTCGGGCGGCCTCCCGCGATGGTTCGGCCGGCCAAA is a window encoding:
- the rplL gene encoding 50S ribosomal protein L7/L12, whose product is MATKLSHDDLLEVFANMSVLELSEFLKEFEEKFDVTAAAPMAMAMAGGGGGAAAVVEEQDEFDVILTGAGDKKIQVIKEVRSLTSLGLKEAKALVDEAPKPVLEHVSKEDAEKAKAILEGAGATVEIK